In the Glycine max cultivar Williams 82 chromosome 19, Glycine_max_v4.0, whole genome shotgun sequence genome, TGTGAAAATAGGATTTCTCTCTATGTGAATAGGTCAAGTCCGTCCTcagtggtgtttttttttttaattttttaaatacccatttaattttgtttctctctttgatgttGTTGAAACATATTACATTGACCCTAGTGACGAAGCAAGGGGAGACGATGGGATGGGCGATTAGTATGGGCATATACATTTTGAGTTcattcatttaaataattattgaaaaacaTTATGATTGttagattatattatattttctgaTGTATTAGTGACAGCTATAAAAGCTGTTTTTGCTGTATCTACTCTGAGAGTAGACTTTAGGTCCTCTGTTCTGTATTGTCCGTTTTATCTCTATGTAATcagtctttatatatataaatgaatctGCTGAGTGTAAGTTAAGCACTCAGACCCTTCAACAATGTAGCCCATTagttttaacaataataaatatattttgcataAATCTCCTAAATCAATGGGATGACTAAGTCAAGCAGATATGTGGGAGGAGGGTGTATACAAGCAAATTTATCCATCAAGATTTagatctttgttttcttcaaataaatccATACTGGGAGTTTAGAGCTGCAAATTCAAACTTTTCAGGAATCAGTTCAGGGCTTATTGGCAAGTTGCAGATTACATCTGTGGCATTTTATGGTTGCACCTCAAAAGGAGAAAGGAACTTATTAGAGATTTAGGTTTTAGTCTGAGAATCAAATTGGATAGCTGGGTTATGATATGTGGGAATAAACAAATTCTGGAAGTTTTATCAGGACGCTAAAAAGGACTTGAAGAAGCAGGATTTATGGTGAATTAACGAGGATCCTTGATgaaacagaagaaaaaagaacagaaacaaaggAACTGATAAACTGAATACAATGCTAATGTATTGGGGCTTAGCTAGAACTTTAGTCCTCTCAATAGTTCAAAGATAGAAAGCCTTTGAAAGAGAACTTTCAAATACTAGTACGTTTTATGTGTTGTAGTTAGTTAGTTTAGTTGTGAAGCAAGCAGAAATTCTATTATAGTTAGTTAGTTTAGTTGTGAAATTTTCCCCTCATCTTTATTATATTACTTAATAATAATATGGGGTTATATAGATAAAGCCAccgagatttttttttaattgttagatagattttcagtttttaaaagtCAAGCAAAACTAAATGGTTGAATATGGGTGGAAACCACAACTGTAATTCATTGAGTTGTTACCatggtttaattttttgaagaatTCTAACTATTCTTTTAAGGCGGTTTAACTAATCTGATTTATAGTAGTTGTATTGCACGATGGTGATATAGCAATGTTTTTCATTTCTTGTGGATGACTAAAAATTTTATGTGTGAAAAATTCAGAAAAATGTATCAACAGAGTTGAGTAATGGCCCCTAAAGCCTCCGATCCCCTTCATCTATTAGGCATTAGCATTGGTCATGGATTGTTTATTATGCCTTTACCATTGCTATGGTCTTGACAGGTTCTTGGCTTGGAAAGGTTGAAGTCTGAACTGCAGTCACGTGGGTTAAAATGTGGAGGTACTTTGATGGAGCGTGCTGCCAGGCTTTTTCTCTTAAAATCAACTCCCCTGGATGAACTTCCAAAGAAGCTGATTGCGAAGAAGTAAGGAGATTTTTGAGAAGGCAGTTATTTCTCTGTACAGTATTTCTTAACTGTTTGCACCTTGTACTTGGGTGTCAGTTGTATCCTCTGATGACTTGTGGAACTCTGACTGATGCATGCCTTTTCTGTTCGTTTTAGTGTTCATATTGGGCTGTATTTTGATGTAATAAATACCGTTACCAGCAGCCAAAGGAAGCTGAACACTGTATAACCCAAGAATTATGCATTATAAACaattccaacttttctttttgGTATTGTATTATGAGATAATGACGAGTATCATCAATGGCCGGATATTATTGTTCCTAATTTATCcaactatttattattattacaatccATGCTATATAATAAGTTGACAACCGTTTAACATTAAAGACATCCCAATGATGACACATATCACTAACTAAGCCTCCGAAGTGTGACAAACAAACAATGAGAGCAGCTGGATTTCTGACCCAGATTTGTGGTTTTCTGCTTAATGGATAAACCCATAACCAATCAAGGATCACTGGCCATAACTTGAGCAGTAGAAGGATGGGAGGGGGAGTTGCGGCAAACGGGGCATGTGCTATTCATGCGAAGCCATTCATCTATGCATTCGGCATGGAAACAATGTGCACACTCAGGAATGCATCTGATTGTGTCTTTGGTTTTATACTCTGACAAGCATATGGTGCAACATCCGTCATTGGGTCCAGGCACTCGTCGGCTTTCCCCTAGTACAAGTTTCTGATAAGACTCGATTGTAGAATCATCCAAGCCCATCGTAGCAATGGAAGGTTGGGGTGATATTGCACTTGGTTCCGACCTCTGTGCAGCAGCAATTCTGGCTGTATTGCCTCTTCTGTACTTTAAGGACGCGTAGCATGCAATTGCAATGACAAAGATGATAGCTGGTCCCACAATAGATGATGTGATGATTCCAAATACTCGAAGACCATGTTGTGGAGGAGCTGAAAATTCAAGAGTACTACTGATAATGAGTAAATGCTATAGTAGGTTGGCCTTCTATATTTCAATTACATCCCACactattttagtctttaaaaaaaaattaataatctaatCAGTTCTATGAAAATCTAAAACATCACCGTCTGTTAAAGATTCTGTtatcaaatttaattctttGGATAACACCAAATTAACAGTTATGTGTCATGCTCTAATCCTTTGTTaaccaaatataatattttaagtgcTAATTTAGTAACAATTTTTGAAGAATTAATAGAAACATATTTTGGGTCTTGAGAGATTTATTTGctgactaaattttttaaagaatatataaTCACCACGTAATTTTGAAGgatcaatgaatcaaaataaaaaatacgatAGAGAAAACCACTTAACTATCTgccttatattataattttcaatgtGCACGCAACGCAAGCTCCTGACTTCAGAatgtttttcattaattttttttccattaattaAGTCCCAACAAGCAAACTAACAGTTAAAGTCAACAgacattaaaatacaaaaaaaaataaatggtatGACAATGGCTACTGATATCAAAACGTtgactttaatttttctaaCAAATTCTTGTTTCAAGCAAGCTTACTACTGCTTACGGTCCAACTAATAATGGTAGCTCCATGGAGAACACTAACAAGTCTTGTttcttttagtcctttaaaCGGTTTGAATTATCAAGTTTCTGACTAAAGTTAAGGAGTTAACttcatgaagaagaaaaaaaacagatcGAAAATCTGGTAACATATATATTTACCTGTTTGGTAATCAAAGAAACAACGAACTTGATCACTGTTTATGCTCTCAAATCCGCACAAGGCCTCTTGTGATTCACAATATCTACAGTCAGGTGCATGCCATGTTAATCGAAGATCTCCACTAAGGTCATCTCTGAAAATCTCCTCATATGGTCCCGGCCTTGAAACTGGAAATGTGAGCTTCTTAATAACATGGCAAGACTCGGGCAATGGATTGGGCAAGTTCACTGAAAGAATAGCTGATACGAAAGATGTAGAATTGCTAAGACAGTCAATGGGAATGAATTGTGACCCTGCGTTCCGAGTTGGGCATCTTAAGAAGGTGTAGTTGCGGAGTGAAGCAGCAACAAAGGGAGAGCCTGAAAGATTGAGGCTTAGAAGACGTTTTGGAAGGCAATTATCAGGGTCATAGACTTGTATCTGTTGTCTGAGGTAGT is a window encoding:
- the LOC100799895 gene encoding putative RING-H2 finger protein ATL21A; translation: MDILKVLFHFFIFFHVTYASDDCKYYSWCSDNNILIRFPFQIEGHQHPYCGGYPGFKLTCTNDSKTVIKLPYTGKFIVRNINYLRQQIQVYDPDNCLPKRLLSLNLSGSPFVAASLRNYTFLRCPTRNAGSQFIPIDCLSNSTSFVSAILSVNLPNPLPESCHVIKKLTFPVSRPGPYEEIFRDDLSGDLRLTWHAPDCRYCESQEALCGFESINSDQVRCFFDYQTAPPQHGLRVFGIITSSIVGPAIIFVIAIACYASLKYRRGNTARIAAAQRSEPSAISPQPSIATMGLDDSTIESYQKLVLGESRRVPGPNDGCCTICLSEYKTKDTIRCIPECAHCFHAECIDEWLRMNSTCPVCRNSPSHPSTAQVMASDP